A window of the Deltaproteobacteria bacterium genome harbors these coding sequences:
- the rlmB gene encoding 23S rRNA (guanosine(2251)-2'-O)-methyltransferase RlmB, with the protein MNSTTRNTPGGQRPEAVLIYGIHPVLEKLRAAPGDIMEILMVRGDRGPALRRVEQAALREGCRVKETDGRALDALARGGRHQGVMARAVPFAYGTFDDLLSRPSDTAGDCILFLDGVVDPRNLGSILRTAEAMGVRRVVLPKDRAAGVTGAVIKASAGAAHHLEVYRVPNLPRALAALRERGFWVVGLDAEAPDRVWEQTYPARLAVVLGGEERGLRPLVRRGCDYLVSIPMEGRVGSLNVGVAWGIFAYEVAKQRMDASVPRPG; encoded by the coding sequence ATGAATTCCACAACGCGGAATACGCCGGGCGGTCAGCGACCGGAAGCGGTGCTCATCTACGGGATCCATCCCGTTCTGGAGAAGCTTCGCGCCGCCCCCGGCGACATCATGGAAATCCTCATGGTCCGGGGCGACCGCGGTCCCGCGCTGCGCCGGGTGGAGCAGGCCGCGCTCCGGGAAGGCTGCCGTGTGAAGGAGACGGACGGACGCGCGCTGGACGCCCTGGCACGCGGTGGCCGGCATCAGGGGGTCATGGCCCGGGCCGTCCCTTTCGCCTACGGGACCTTCGACGACCTCCTGTCCCGGCCGTCGGACACGGCCGGCGACTGTATTCTCTTCCTCGACGGCGTCGTCGACCCGCGCAACCTGGGGAGCATTCTGCGTACGGCCGAGGCCATGGGCGTGCGCCGTGTCGTCCTGCCCAAGGACCGTGCCGCCGGGGTTACCGGCGCCGTGATCAAGGCCTCGGCCGGGGCGGCGCATCATCTTGAGGTCTACCGCGTTCCCAACCTCCCGCGCGCTCTCGCCGCCCTGCGTGAGCGTGGCTTCTGGGTCGTGGGCCTCGACGCGGAGGCGCCGGACCGGGTTTGGGAGCAGACGTATCCGGCGCGCCTGGCCGTGGTGCTGGGGGGTGAGGAACGGGGCCTGAGGCCACTGGTGCGGCGCGGCTGTGACTATCTGGTCTCCATCCCCATGGAGGGACGGGTCGGATCGTTGAACGTGGGCGTGGCATGGGGTATATTCGCCTACGAGGTCGCGAAACAGCGAATGGACGCGTCCGTGCCGCGTCCCGGTTGA
- the tuf gene encoding elongation factor Tu yields the protein MSKAKFQRTKPHLNIGTIGHVDHGKTTLTAAITKVLAEKGSADFVPFDQIDKAPEERERGVTINIAHVEYQTDKRHYAHVDCPGHADYVKNMITGAAQMDGAILVVSAADGPMPQTREHILLARQVGVPSIVVYLNKADMVDDPELLELVELEVRELLSKYQFPGDDIPVVTGSALQALEGEATELGVESIGRLMDAVDSYVPDPVRDVDRPFIMPVEDVFTISGRGTVVTGRVERGILHVGDEVEIVGLKETHKTVATGVEMFRKLLDEGQAGDNIGVLLRGVKRDEVERGQVLAKPKTVTPHTKFKAEAYILTKEEGGRHTPFFNGYRPQFYFRTTDVTGVATLPEGTEMIMPGDNIHMDVDLITPIAMDDGLRFAIREGGRTVGAGVVTEIVQ from the coding sequence ATGAGCAAGGCGAAGTTCCAGCGTACGAAGCCGCACCTCAACATCGGCACCATCGGCCACGTCGATCATGGCAAGACCACGTTGACGGCGGCCATCACCAAGGTACTGGCTGAAAAGGGTTCGGCGGATTTCGTGCCTTTCGACCAGATCGACAAGGCGCCTGAAGAGCGCGAACGCGGCGTCACCATCAACATCGCGCACGTCGAGTACCAGACGGACAAGCGGCATTACGCCCACGTGGATTGCCCGGGACACGCGGACTACGTGAAGAACATGATCACCGGCGCCGCCCAGATGGACGGAGCGATCCTGGTGGTGTCGGCGGCCGACGGGCCCATGCCGCAGACCCGCGAGCACATCCTGCTCGCCCGGCAGGTGGGCGTGCCCTCCATCGTCGTCTACCTCAACAAGGCGGACATGGTGGATGACCCCGAGCTGCTCGAGCTGGTGGAGCTGGAGGTGCGGGAGTTGCTGTCCAAGTACCAGTTCCCGGGCGACGACATTCCGGTCGTCACCGGCAGCGCACTCCAGGCCCTGGAGGGCGAGGCCACCGAGTTGGGGGTCGAGTCCATCGGCAGGCTGATGGACGCCGTCGATTCTTACGTCCCCGATCCCGTGCGGGACGTGGACAGGCCCTTCATCATGCCGGTGGAGGACGTCTTCACCATCAGCGGCCGCGGCACCGTGGTGACGGGCCGGGTGGAGCGGGGCATCCTGCACGTGGGTGACGAGGTGGAGATCGTCGGTCTGAAGGAGACCCATAAGACCGTGGCCACCGGTGTCGAGATGTTCCGCAAGTTGCTCGACGAGGGGCAGGCGGGCGACAATATCGGCGTGCTGCTCCGGGGCGTCAAGCGCGACGAGGTGGAGCGGGGGCAGGTGCTGGCGAAGCCCAAGACGGTGACGCCGCACACCAAGTTCAAGGCCGAGGCCTACATCCTCACCAAGGAGGAGGGCGGACGGCACACCCCGTTCTTCAACGGCTACCGCCCGCAGTTCTATTTCCGGACCACCGATGTGACCGGCGTGGCGACGTTGCCCGAGGGCACCGAGATGATCATGCCTGGTGACAACATTCACATGGATGTGGATCTCATCACGCCCATTGCCATGGACGACGGCCTGCGCTTCGCCATCCGCGAAGGCGGCCGCACCGTGGGAGCTGGTGTTGTGACGGAGATCGTTCAGTAG
- the rpmG gene encoding 50S ribosomal protein L33: protein MRDLVGLACDRCKRKNYTTTKNKKRITDKLEFKKFCGSCRSHTVHKEIRV, encoded by the coding sequence ATGCGTGACTTGGTAGGACTCGCCTGTGACCGATGCAAACGCAAGAACTACACGACCACCAAGAACAAGAAGCGAATCACGGACAAGCTTGAGTTCAAGAAGTTCTGCGGGAGTTGTCGCAGTCACACGGTGCACAAGGAAATCCGGGTTTGA
- the secE gene encoding preprotein translocase subunit SecE — MEKLTDSFASVGRLTDFVREAWQELKRVHWPTRRETYAATGVVVLVVIFFAIYLGLVDILLSYMRQWLIR; from the coding sequence ATGGAAAAACTGACCGATTCGTTCGCCTCCGTGGGGAGGTTGACAGACTTCGTGCGCGAGGCTTGGCAGGAGCTGAAGCGGGTCCATTGGCCTACGCGGCGGGAGACCTACGCCGCCACGGGAGTCGTCGTGCTGGTGGTGATTTTTTTCGCCATCTACTTGGGGCTGGTGGACATCCTGCTCTCGTACATGCGGCAGTGGCTGATACGTTGA
- the nusG gene encoding transcription termination/antitermination protein NusG, producing MAKNWYVVHTFAGFEHKAKAALEERIKTLGDHTDWFGEILVPAEKVVELVKGKKRTSSRKFFPGYILVHMEMSDETWHVVKSTPKVTGFVGGGTQPPWVSEEEVRAITQQMEEGAVRPRPRVVFTVGESIKVIDGPFSEFNGVVEEVKPEKGKLRVLISIFGRATPVELDFIQVERS from the coding sequence ATGGCAAAGAACTGGTACGTCGTCCACACGTTCGCGGGGTTCGAGCACAAGGCCAAGGCCGCCCTGGAAGAACGCATCAAGACGCTCGGGGACCACACGGATTGGTTTGGCGAGATCCTGGTGCCGGCCGAGAAGGTCGTCGAGCTGGTGAAGGGCAAGAAGCGGACGTCCTCCAGGAAGTTCTTTCCGGGGTACATCCTGGTGCACATGGAGATGAGCGACGAGACCTGGCACGTGGTCAAGTCCACCCCCAAGGTCACCGGGTTCGTCGGCGGGGGCACGCAGCCGCCGTGGGTCAGCGAGGAGGAGGTGCGGGCGATCACCCAGCAGATGGAGGAAGGGGCCGTGCGCCCGCGGCCGCGGGTGGTATTCACCGTGGGCGAGAGCATCAAGGTGATCGACGGACCGTTCTCCGAGTTCAACGGCGTGGTCGAGGAAGTCAAGCCGGAGAAGGGCAAGCTGCGGGTGCTGATCAGCATCTTCGGGCGGGCGACTCCGGTGGAGCTGGATTTCATTCAGGTGGAGCGGAGCTAG
- the rplK gene encoding 50S ribosomal protein L11 has translation MAKKVIGEIKLQIPAGLANPSPPVGPALGQRGVNIMEFCKAFNAATQNQPGMIIPVIITVYADRTFSFITKTPPAAVLLKKAAGLDKGAAEPGKETKGQVTKAQVREIAQMKMPDLTSASIEAAMNTVEGTARSLGLKVV, from the coding sequence ATGGCCAAGAAGGTGATCGGCGAGATCAAGTTGCAAATTCCCGCCGGGCTGGCGAACCCGAGTCCCCCGGTGGGACCGGCGTTGGGCCAGCGGGGCGTGAACATCATGGAGTTCTGCAAGGCCTTCAACGCGGCCACGCAGAATCAGCCGGGGATGATCATTCCGGTCATCATCACCGTTTACGCCGACCGCACCTTCAGCTTCATCACCAAGACGCCGCCGGCGGCCGTGTTGCTGAAGAAGGCCGCGGGACTCGACAAGGGCGCCGCGGAGCCGGGCAAGGAGACCAAGGGCCAGGTGACCAAGGCGCAGGTGCGGGAGATCGCCCAGATGAAGATGCCCGATCTGACCAGTGCCAGCATCGAGGCCGCGATGAACACCGTCGAGGGCACCGCCAGGAGTCTCGGCCTCAAGGTCGTGTGA
- the rplA gene encoding 50S ribosomal protein L1, whose amino-acid sequence MKTKGKKYQNVADKVEHARKYPLDEGIRVVKETATAKFDETVELSVRLGVDPRRADQNIRGSVGLPHGLGKPVRVLAFAKGEKEREAQEAGAEFVGNDDLIKKITEGWLDFDKVVATPDMMGAVGRIGKILGPRGLMPNPRSGTVAMEIGKAVQEIKAGRLEYRVDKAGIVHLPIGKVSFEADALLDNAKAVVGALVRAKPAAAKGTYIKSVAVAATMGPGVRIDPAEIRTMAI is encoded by the coding sequence ATGAAAACCAAGGGCAAGAAGTACCAGAACGTCGCCGACAAGGTGGAACACGCGCGCAAGTATCCGCTGGACGAGGGTATCCGTGTCGTCAAGGAGACCGCCACGGCGAAGTTCGATGAGACGGTCGAGTTGTCGGTGCGGCTCGGGGTCGATCCGCGGCGCGCCGACCAGAACATCCGCGGTTCCGTGGGTCTGCCCCACGGGCTCGGCAAGCCCGTGCGCGTGCTCGCGTTCGCCAAGGGCGAGAAGGAGCGGGAAGCACAGGAGGCGGGCGCGGAGTTCGTCGGCAACGATGATCTGATCAAGAAGATCACCGAGGGGTGGCTCGACTTCGACAAGGTGGTGGCCACGCCCGACATGATGGGCGCGGTCGGCCGCATCGGCAAGATTCTGGGGCCGCGCGGACTCATGCCCAATCCGCGCTCGGGCACGGTGGCCATGGAGATCGGCAAGGCGGTGCAGGAGATCAAGGCCGGCCGGCTCGAATACCGGGTGGACAAGGCAGGCATCGTCCATCTGCCCATCGGCAAGGTGTCGTTCGAAGCCGATGCGCTGCTGGACAACGCCAAGGCCGTCGTGGGGGCGCTGGTGCGGGCCAAGCCCGCCGCCGCCAAGGGTACCTACATCAAGAGCGTGGCCGTGGCCGCGACCATGGGACCGGGGGTCAGGATCGATCCCGCGGAAATTCGCACCATGGCGATCTGA
- the rplJ gene encoding 50S ribosomal protein L10: protein MAREEKTAVVGAFQEKFRSATMAVLTEYRGLSVGKMTQLRSDVREAAGEYKVAKNNLVRLAIQDTAYQALEDLLTGPNGWVFAYDDPVSLSKALVKFAEANDALTIKGAVLDGTLIEPAQVKGLATLPSLPELQAQLLSLMQAPASRLLRTIQEPGSQLVRLLDALKEGKD from the coding sequence GTGGCTCGAGAGGAAAAAACGGCAGTCGTCGGGGCGTTCCAGGAAAAGTTCAGGAGCGCCACCATGGCGGTGTTGACCGAGTATCGTGGTTTGTCGGTCGGCAAGATGACGCAGCTCCGCAGCGACGTCCGCGAGGCGGCCGGCGAGTACAAGGTCGCCAAGAACAACCTGGTGCGGCTGGCGATCCAGGACACGGCGTACCAGGCACTCGAGGACCTCTTGACCGGCCCCAACGGTTGGGTGTTCGCCTACGACGACCCGGTCAGCCTGTCGAAGGCGCTGGTCAAGTTCGCCGAGGCGAACGACGCGCTGACCATCAAGGGCGCGGTCCTGGACGGGACCTTGATCGAGCCGGCGCAAGTCAAGGGTTTGGCCACGCTGCCGAGCCTGCCGGAGTTGCAAGCGCAGTTGCTGTCGTTGATGCAGGCGCCGGCGAGCCGGCTGTTGCGCACGATCCAGGAGCCGGGAAGCCAACTGGTCCGTCTCCTCGACGCGCTCAAGGAAGGCAAGGATTAG
- the rplL gene encoding 50S ribosomal protein L7/L12 — MEVNREQVKDFIKNMSLLEAASLVKELEEELGVSAAAPVAMAAAAPAAAAEAEEQTEFNAVLTSSGEKKIQVIKVVREITGLGLKEAKDLVDGAPKNVKEGVSKDEAEEIKTKIEEVGGSVEVK, encoded by the coding sequence ATGGAAGTGAATCGGGAGCAAGTCAAGGACTTCATCAAGAACATGTCTTTGTTGGAGGCCGCGAGTCTGGTCAAGGAGTTGGAAGAGGAGCTCGGGGTGAGCGCGGCGGCTCCCGTGGCCATGGCGGCCGCGGCGCCCGCGGCAGCCGCCGAGGCCGAGGAGCAGACCGAGTTCAACGCGGTGCTGACCAGTTCCGGCGAGAAGAAGATTCAGGTCATCAAGGTGGTCCGGGAGATCACCGGCCTGGGCCTGAAGGAGGCCAAGGACCTCGTGGACGGGGCGCCGAAGAACGTCAAGGAAGGCGTTTCGAAGGACGAGGCCGAAGAGATCAAGACGAAGATCGAGGAGGTCGGAGGCAGCGTCGAGGTCAAGTAA
- the rpoB gene encoding DNA-directed RNA polymerase subunit beta: MPVHVANNVRLRRDFGRIKKIIDLPYLIEIQKNSYDLFLQRDVPEDQRQDIGLQAVFKSVFPIKDFNDTASLEYVNYSLGEPKYDVDECHERGMNFAAPLKVTVQLVLWDVDAQTNSRSIRNVKEQEVYFGEVPLMTRNGTFMINGTERVIVSQLHRSPGVFFEHDKGKTHASGKFLYSARVIPYRGSWLDFEFDPRDILFVRIDRRRKFHVTVLLRALGMQPEELLNTFYKTDTVLCDAERPMLDVKPPQLAGLRATRDVRDPESNNLIVREGRRFTRAVLRQLDNAGIRQIPIAWEDILGRVAAHDIVDPETNHVIVECNEAITEEKLEQVRDSGVKRLELFFLDDADTGPYLRNTLLQDKMQSCDEALLEIYRRLRPGDPPTMETATTFFNNLFFSAERYDLSRVGRLKLNHRLKQDVPLEHGALRKEDILEVVRYLITLRNGNGSVDDIDHLGNRRVRPVGELVENHFRVGLVRMERAIKEKMSLQDIDTLMPQELINHKPVSAALKEFFGSSQLSQFLDQTNPLSEITHKRRLSALGPGGLTRERAGFEVRDVHPTHYGRVCPIETPEGPNIGLIASLSTYARVNEFGFIETPYREVGDGKVTDRIHYLSALEEEDHVIAQANAALDDEGGFTQDLVSARKAGEFVMAHPGDVNFMDVSPNQLVSVAASLIPFLEHDDANRALMGSNMQRQAVPLLRTEAPLVGTGMERVVARDSGATVVSERGGTVESVDSTRIVIKADTPSGAYADTGVDIYGLVKYQRSNQNTCINQRPIVRVGDHVGEGDVVADGPSTEIGELALGRNLLVALMPWGGYNFEDSILISERVVKEDIYTSVHIEEFECVSRDTKLGPEEITRDIPNAGDEALKDLDESGVIRIGAEVKPGDVLVGKITPKGETQLSPEEKLLRAIFGEKAGEVRDSSLKVPPGVEGTVINVRIFSRKGMPKDERTMLIENEEVARLTKDQHDQIRIVQDGAVKRLKELLVGRRAGARLTDENRKVLIAKGDELTEELLQSIPLSFLGDLKLEDAELEGEASRIIASTSAQVDALKMRFQDKISRITSGDDLPPGMIKMVKVLVAIKRKLQVGDKMAGRHGNKGVISCILPEEDMPYLEDGTPVDMVLNPLGVPSRMNVGQILEAHLGWAARSLGRQIEVLLDEKSSELAVRLKDCLGDDESDKVGLDSLPGTDVRRLADKYRQGVHLASPVFDGAREGEIFNLLKKADLPVTGQVTLYDGRNGESFDEKVTVGVMYMMKLHHLVDDKIHARSTGPYSLVTQQPLGGKAQFGGQRLGEMEVWALEAYGAAYTLQEMLTVKSDDVAGRTRMYEGIFKGDHFLEPGLPESFNVMVKELQSLCLDLELVE; this comes from the coding sequence ATGCCGGTCCACGTGGCCAACAATGTGAGATTGCGCCGGGATTTCGGGCGGATCAAGAAGATCATCGATCTTCCTTACCTCATCGAGATCCAGAAGAACTCCTACGACCTTTTCCTGCAGCGGGATGTTCCGGAAGACCAGCGCCAGGACATCGGTCTTCAGGCCGTCTTCAAGTCCGTCTTCCCTATCAAGGATTTCAACGACACCGCTTCCCTGGAGTACGTCAATTACTCGCTGGGAGAGCCCAAGTACGACGTGGACGAGTGCCACGAGCGCGGCATGAACTTCGCCGCGCCCCTCAAGGTCACGGTGCAGCTCGTGCTCTGGGACGTCGATGCCCAGACCAACTCGCGCAGCATCCGTAACGTCAAGGAGCAGGAAGTCTATTTCGGCGAGGTGCCGTTGATGACGCGCAACGGCACGTTCATGATCAATGGCACCGAGCGTGTCATCGTGAGCCAGCTCCACCGCTCTCCCGGAGTCTTCTTCGAGCACGACAAGGGCAAGACCCACGCCAGCGGCAAGTTCCTCTACTCCGCTCGGGTCATCCCCTACCGGGGCTCGTGGCTCGACTTCGAGTTCGACCCGCGGGACATCCTCTTCGTGCGCATCGACCGCCGGCGGAAGTTCCACGTCACCGTTCTGCTGCGCGCCCTCGGAATGCAGCCCGAGGAGCTGCTCAACACCTTCTACAAGACGGATACGGTACTGTGTGATGCCGAGCGCCCGATGCTCGATGTCAAGCCGCCCCAGCTCGCGGGGCTCCGGGCCACCCGCGACGTCAGGGATCCCGAGTCCAACAACCTGATCGTCCGGGAGGGCCGCCGCTTCACGCGCGCGGTCTTGCGCCAGTTGGACAACGCCGGCATTCGCCAGATCCCCATTGCCTGGGAAGATATCCTGGGACGCGTGGCGGCGCACGATATCGTCGACCCCGAGACCAACCACGTCATCGTCGAGTGCAACGAGGCCATCACGGAGGAGAAGCTGGAGCAGGTCCGCGACAGCGGCGTCAAGCGGCTGGAGCTGTTCTTCCTGGATGACGCGGATACCGGGCCGTACCTGCGCAATACGCTCCTGCAGGACAAGATGCAGTCCTGCGACGAGGCCTTGCTGGAGATCTACCGCCGTCTGCGGCCAGGCGATCCCCCTACCATGGAGACCGCCACGACCTTCTTCAACAACCTGTTCTTCAGCGCGGAACGCTACGACCTTTCGAGGGTCGGGAGGCTGAAGCTGAATCACCGGCTCAAGCAGGACGTGCCTCTGGAGCACGGAGCGCTCCGCAAGGAAGACATTCTGGAGGTGGTCCGCTACCTCATCACCCTGAGAAACGGCAACGGCTCGGTGGACGACATCGACCACCTGGGGAACCGCCGCGTGAGGCCGGTGGGCGAACTGGTCGAGAACCATTTCCGCGTCGGGCTGGTGCGGATGGAGCGGGCCATCAAGGAGAAGATGAGCCTCCAGGACATCGACACGCTCATGCCGCAGGAGCTGATCAACCACAAGCCGGTATCGGCGGCGTTGAAGGAGTTCTTCGGCTCGAGCCAGTTGTCGCAGTTCCTGGACCAGACCAACCCGCTGTCCGAAATCACCCACAAGCGGCGGCTGTCGGCGCTCGGTCCCGGCGGGTTGACCCGGGAACGGGCAGGGTTCGAAGTGCGCGATGTCCATCCCACCCACTACGGCCGGGTCTGCCCCATCGAGACGCCGGAAGGACCCAACATCGGACTCATCGCCTCCCTGTCGACCTATGCGCGGGTGAACGAGTTCGGCTTCATCGAGACGCCCTACCGGGAGGTGGGGGACGGCAAGGTGACCGACCGCATCCACTACCTGTCGGCCCTGGAGGAAGAGGACCACGTCATCGCCCAGGCCAATGCGGCCCTCGACGACGAGGGCGGGTTCACCCAGGACCTGGTGTCCGCGCGCAAGGCCGGCGAGTTCGTGATGGCCCATCCGGGAGACGTCAATTTCATGGACGTGTCGCCCAACCAGCTTGTGAGCGTGGCGGCCTCGCTGATCCCGTTCCTGGAGCACGATGACGCCAACCGCGCCCTGATGGGCTCCAACATGCAGCGCCAGGCCGTGCCCTTGCTCCGTACGGAGGCGCCGCTGGTGGGCACGGGCATGGAGCGCGTGGTCGCCCGTGACTCCGGTGCCACGGTGGTGTCCGAGCGCGGCGGCACCGTCGAGAGCGTCGACTCCACGCGCATCGTCATCAAGGCGGACACGCCATCCGGCGCCTACGCCGACACGGGAGTGGACATCTACGGTCTGGTCAAGTACCAGCGTTCCAACCAGAACACCTGCATCAACCAGCGCCCCATCGTGCGTGTGGGCGATCACGTCGGCGAAGGGGACGTGGTCGCGGACGGGCCTTCCACCGAGATCGGAGAGCTCGCCCTGGGCCGGAACCTGCTCGTGGCGCTGATGCCTTGGGGCGGCTACAATTTCGAGGACTCCATCCTGATCAGCGAACGCGTGGTCAAGGAGGACATCTACACTTCGGTGCACATCGAGGAGTTCGAGTGCGTCTCGCGGGACACCAAGCTGGGTCCGGAGGAGATCACCCGGGACATTCCCAACGCGGGTGACGAGGCCCTCAAGGACCTGGACGAGAGCGGCGTGATCCGCATCGGCGCGGAGGTCAAGCCCGGCGACGTGCTCGTGGGCAAGATCACCCCCAAGGGGGAGACCCAACTCTCGCCGGAGGAAAAGCTGCTGCGCGCGATCTTCGGCGAGAAGGCCGGAGAGGTGCGGGACTCGTCCCTCAAGGTTCCCCCCGGGGTCGAGGGCACGGTCATCAACGTGCGCATCTTCTCGCGCAAGGGCATGCCCAAGGACGAACGCACCATGCTCATCGAGAACGAGGAAGTGGCGCGCCTCACCAAGGACCAGCACGACCAGATCCGCATCGTCCAGGATGGCGCGGTCAAGCGCCTGAAGGAGTTGCTGGTGGGCCGGCGCGCCGGCGCGCGGCTGACCGATGAGAACCGCAAGGTGCTGATCGCCAAGGGTGACGAGCTGACGGAGGAGTTGCTGCAGAGCATCCCCCTCTCCTTCCTGGGGGACCTGAAGCTGGAGGACGCGGAGCTGGAGGGCGAGGCGAGCCGCATCATCGCGAGCACATCGGCTCAGGTGGATGCCCTCAAGATGCGCTTTCAGGACAAGATCAGCCGCATCACCAGCGGAGACGATCTGCCTCCGGGCATGATCAAGATGGTCAAGGTGCTGGTCGCCATCAAGCGCAAGCTGCAGGTGGGCGACAAGATGGCGGGACGGCACGGCAACAAGGGCGTGATTTCATGCATCCTGCCGGAAGAGGACATGCCGTACCTGGAGGACGGGACCCCGGTGGACATGGTGCTGAACCCCCTGGGAGTTCCCTCCCGCATGAACGTCGGGCAGATCCTCGAAGCCCATCTCGGCTGGGCCGCGCGCAGTCTCGGACGCCAGATCGAGGTGCTGCTCGACGAGAAGTCGTCCGAGCTTGCGGTTCGGCTCAAGGATTGCCTCGGCGACGACGAGTCGGACAAGGTCGGCCTAGACTCCCTGCCGGGAACCGACGTGCGCCGTCTGGCGGACAAGTACCGCCAAGGCGTTCATCTGGCCTCGCCCGTGTTCGATGGTGCGCGCGAGGGCGAGATCTTCAACCTTCTGAAGAAGGCGGACCTGCCGGTGACGGGCCAGGTCACGCTGTACGACGGGCGCAACGGTGAGTCTTTCGACGAGAAGGTGACCGTGGGCGTCATGTACATGATGAAGCTGCACCACCTCGTGGACGACAAGATCCACGCGCGTTCCACCGGCCCGTACTCGCTGGTGACCCAGCAGCCGTTGGGCGGCAAGGCCCAGTTCGGCGGGCAGCGGCTGGGCGAGATGGAGGTCTGGGCGCTGGAAGCGTACGGGGCCGCCTACACGCTGCAGGAAATGCTGACGGTCAAGTCCGACGACGTGGCCGGGCGCACGCGCATGTACGAGGGCATCTTCAAGGGCGATCACTTTCTCGAGCCGGGTTTGCCTGAATCCTTCAACGTCATGGTCAAGGAACTGCAGAGTCTGTGCCTCGACCTCGAGTTGGTGGAATAA